CGGAAGTTCGGCGCCGAATCGTGTACCGCCTGGTCGAAGAAGCCGCCGCTGTCGGCGGGGATCGGGGCACCGTCCCGCGTTCCGTTCTCCAGCAGGAAGAACTCGATCTCGGGGTGCACGTAGCAGCTGAAGCCGACGTCGCCTGCCTTGTTCAGCTGGCGGCGCAGCACGTGGCGCGGGTCGGCCCAGGACGGCGAGCCGTCCGGCATGGTGATGTCGCAGAACATGCGCGCGGAGTGCTGGTGCCCCTTGCTGGTGGCCCACGGCAGCACCTGGAAAGTCGACGGATCCGGCCGGGCGACCATGTCGGCCTCCGAGACCCGGGCGAAGCCCTCGATGGCCGATCCGTCGAATCCGATACCCTCTTCGAACGCGCCTTCCAGCTCGGCGGGTGCGATGGCGACGGACTTCAGGTAGCCCAAGACGTCGGTGAACCAGAGACGTACGAAGCGGATGTCCCGCTCTTCGAGCGTCCGCAGCACGAATTCCTTCTGGCGATCCATGCCCGCGAGCGTAAGCATCCGGCGTTAAATCCGTGTTACATACACGCTTAAGATTGCTGACCTGGATTTTTTCGGAAGAGTCCGCACAGCCGGATCGTCCCCTTTGTGAGTTTTTTCCGGAAACGCCCGCGCGGGGCCACCGGTCGGCAACCGTGCCCGGCGGCCTCAGCAGGTGAGGCCGGGAGCAGGTTCGGTCAGATCGACCAGATAGGCGATGACCGCGTCGTCCACACAGGGCACGCCACCCGCCAGCGCCACCGTGTGCCGGCTGCCCTGGTAGGTGATCAGCGCGGCGCCCAGTTGCGCGGCCAGATCCACTCCGGCCTGGTACGGCGTCGCCGGGTCCTCGGTCGTCGAGACCACCACCGTCTTCGGCAGGCCCGCCACGGCGATGCGATGCGGTTCGCTCGTGTTCGGCACCGGCCACGCGGTGCACAGTTCCAGCGGCGCCGCGCCGGTGCCGCGGCCGTCGTCCAGGAACGGGGCCGCTTTGCGGTATTCCGCGTCCTGGCGGCCGGCCACCGCGCGATCGGTGATGCGCGGATCGTCCACGCAGCGGATCGCGTTGAACGCGTCGGTGGTGTTGGTGTACGTGCCGTCGTCGCGGCGGCCGTCGTACAGGTCGGCCAGCGCGAGCAACGTATCGCCGCGCCCGTCCCGCAACTCCGACAGCCCGAGCGTGAGCACCTTCCACAACTCGTCGGTGTAGAGCGCCTGGCGTACGCCGGTGAGCGCGTCACCGTAGGTCAGCCCGCGCGGATCGGTGGTCTGCGCCGGCTTGTCCCACAGCGGGTTCACCAGCGCGCGGAACCGCGCCACCGCCTGCGCCGGATCCGAGCCCAGCGGGCAGTCCGGCTGTTGCGCGCAGTCCGCGGCGTAGGCGTCGAACACCTTCTGGAAGCCCGCCGCCTGGCGCAGCGACTCCTGCACCGGATCCTGTGAGGAGTCGATGGCGCCGTCCAGCACCATGGCGCGCACCCGGTCGGGGAACTTCTCCGCGTACGCCGAACCGATCTTGGTGCCGTAGGAGTACCCGACGTAGGTCAGCTTCTCGTCCCCGAGCGCCGCACGCATGACGTCGAGGTCCTGCACGACCTCCCGGGTGCCGACATGGGCGAGGAAGTCCTTGCCGGTGCGCTCGGCGCAGCGGTCCGCGTACCGGCGGTTGTCGGCCTCCGCGTCGGCGATGCCCGCCGGGGTGTAGTCCTCCTCCGGCTCGGCTCGCTCGGCGTCCTGCTCCTGGGGTGTCTGGCAGACGATCACGGGCAGGGAGGAGCCGATGCCGCGCGGGTCGAAGCCGATCCGGTCGAAGCGCTCGGCCAGCTCGGTCTTGTTGCCGAGCGACGACAGGCCCAGACCGGATTCCCCCGGCCCGCCCGGGTTCATCACCAGCGAACCGACCCGCCGCCCGGTCGCCCGGGTGCGGGAGATCGCGATCTGCGCGGTCGCGCCGTCGGGCGCCGCGTAGTCCACCGGCACGGTGATCCGCGCGCACTCGGTGCTCGGCGGGAGCCGGTCGTCCGGTCCGCCGAATCCGGTGCAGTCGCCCCACTGCACCGTCTGGCCGTAGAACTTCTCCAACCCGGTGGGCGGCGCCGTCGTCGGCTGCCCCGATTCGGTGCGGGTGACGACGCACCCCGACATCAGGACAGCGACCGACGCCAGCACCGCCACCGGGAGCGCACCGCGCCCATTCCGAACCGTCGACATGCCTCCGATATTGCCACCGGGCACCCGGGGGCACCGCCCCGGGCAAACTTCGGCGCTGTGACCAATTGCACCGGTCATCGGCCTTAATCCGGCTCGGTGGCGGGTGGCACACTGATTCTCGTCAGACAATCCCGGGGACCCGGACGGGCCCCGAGGCGACACAGACGAAAGGGACGATGATGTCCGTATCCGATTCGGAAACCCCTGCCTACGGTGCGGCGCCCGCGGAGCCCAAGAAGGTCGTGCGCAAGACCAGGGTGCACCACTTGCAGCAGATGAAAGCCGATGGCGAACGCTGGGCGATGCTGACTGCCTACGACTACTCCTCGGCGCGGCTGTTCGAAGAAGCAGGCATCCCGGTGCTGCTGGTCGGCGATTCCGCGGCCAACGTCGTGTACGGCTACGACACCACCGTACCGATCACCGTGGACGAGCTCATCCCGCTGGTGCGCGGCGTGGTGCGCGGCGCGCCGCACGCGCTGGTGGTGGCCGACCTGCCGTTCGGCACCTACGAGTCCTCCCCGCAGCAGGCGCTGGCCACCGCGACCAGGTTCATGAAGGAGGGCGGGGCGCACGCGGTGAAGCTGGAGGGCGGCGAGCGGGTCGCCGAGCAGATCGCGCTCGTCACCGCGGCGGGAATCCCGGTCATGGCGCACATCGGCTTCACCCCGCAGAGCGTGAACACCCTCGGCGGATTCCGGGTGCAGGGGCGCGGCGACGGCGCCGAGCAGTTGATCGCCGACGCCATCGCGGTCCAGGAGGCGGGCGCGTTCTCCGTGGTGATGGAGATGGTCCCGGCGGAGCTGGCGGGGCAGGTCACTCGCAAGCTGACCATTCCGACGGTCGGCATCGGCGCCGGCGCCGACACCGACGCGCAGGTGCTGGTCTGGCAGGACATGGCGGGCTACACCAGTGGCAAGACCGCGAAGTTCGTCAAACGTTTCGGCAACGTGGGCGACGAATTGCGCGCTGCCGCCGCTGCCTACGCCGACGAAGTGCGCCGGGGCACCTTCCCGGGGCCGGAGCACAGCTTCTGAGATCGCGACCTCCCTTGATATACTCGCTTATATCCGTATATCAAGGGAGGTGCAGCCATGTCGCGGACCATAGTCGATCTCGACGACGGCGCACTGGCGTTCGCGCAGCAGCAGCTGGGCACACGAACCAAGCGTGACACGATAAACCGGGCATTGGCCATCGCGGCGGGCCTGACCGCGGACGATCGCGCCCGCGGCTTGGCCTGGCTGCAGGCCAATGCCGAGGAGATCCTGGACTTCGACGTGCTGGCGGGCGAGGAGCGGTCCCGGCGTTGACCTACCTCGCCGACACCTCGGCCGTGTGGCGGCTGCTCCGTGGCCAGGTGCACGACCCGTGGCCGCGCCAAGTGGCACAAGGACTCGTCGCCGTCTGCCCGCCCGTCGAAGCCGAACTCATGGTCTCCGTTCGGTCGGGCAAGGACTTCGAACCGTTCTTCGCGGTGCTGGGCCGTACGTTCGGCTGGTATCCCGCGCTCGACGATCCGTGGCGTCACGTGCTGGCGGTGCAACGTGACCTGATCCGAATCGGCCACCATCGCGGGCCGTCGCCGATGGACATCGTCATCGCTCTCACCGCGCTCGAACACCACCTGACGCTCCTGCACGCGGATGCCGACTTCGAATCCATCGCAAAGGTACGACCAGAGCTTCCGATGATCCGCGTCGATCGCTAGCTCCGACGGCGCGGAGGACTTCAGGCGCGCAGTCAGCGCTCCACCTGCCGAATCAACTGCGCCGGTTGCGGACCGAGCCTGGACGACACTCTTCGTCCCGTCGGTGACTTGTGCATACCGCGCGGTCCGAGCTGCGCGCGCGGTTGCGCTGAGCTATTCCCACCGAAAACGGCCGGTTCGGGCCGGTCGGCGAAATCAATGGCAGACTCGATGCCGACAATACCGACACGACCAGAGGTACCCATGCCGTACAGCCGTTGGATTTCACGCAGCACCCTGCTGGTGGCGGGCGCTCTCGCCGCCGCGGCGTTGACCGCTTGCGGCAGCGACTCGGGACCGGCCCCCACCGGCAGCTCGAGTTCGACCACGGCGTCGGCCACCGCCACGCCGGGCACCACCGCGGGCCGCACCACCCCGGCGAGCCCGGAGATCTCCGACGCGGCCGCGACCCAGCTGTGCGACATGATCCGGCCGGAGCTGTCCAACTGGCGAATCCAGGGCGGGACCCTGGGCAAGATCGGCCTGAACGCGTTGGTCCACGAGTGGGCGCTGCGCAACGGCGGCATCAACGCCGCGGTACTGGCCGACAAGCCGATCGTCGACCGCGCCACGATCAAGGCCTGCCCCGACGTGCGCCAGCAGGCCGTGGAGGCGCTGGGCATCCCGGATCTGGCCTCTGGTCTGGCGTTCTGAGCCGGGCGGCCGGATGCGTACCCGCTACCCCGCGATCGAGCCCTACGCCTCCGGCATGCTGGCGGTCGGCGACGGCCAGTCGGTCTACTGGGAAGTCAGCGGCAATCCGGACGGCAAACCGGTGGTGTTCCTGCACGGCGGGCCGGGCGGCGGCACCGCGCCGTTCCACCGGCAGTTCTTCGATCCGGCCGCCTATCGCATCGTGCTGTTCGACCAGCGTGGTTGCGGCCGCTCCACCCCGCACCTGGCCGACGGCGCGAGTCTGGAGCACAACACCACCGGTCATCTGATCGCCGACATCGAGGCGCTGCGCGAACATCTCGGCATCGACCGCTGGCAGGTGTTCGGCGGCTCGTGGGGTTCCACGCTGGCGCTGGCCTACGCGCAACGGCACCCCGAGCGGGTGACGGAATTGGTGCTGCGCGGCATATTCCTGTTGCGGCGCAAGGAAATCGACTGGTACTACAACGGCGCCGCGGGCTACGTCTATCCGGACGAGTGGGAGAAGTTCCTCGCGCCGGTGCCCGAGGACGAACGCGACCAGGATCTGGTCGAGGTCTACCACCGGCTGCTGCACTCGCCCGACGAAGACATCGCGCGCACCGCCGCGATCGCCTGGTCCAGCTGGGAGGGTGCGACGAGTTCGCTGCGGCCGCAACCGGATCGGGTGACCGAGACCTCCGAGCCGCGATTCGCGCTGGCCTTCGCCAGAATCGAGAACCACTACTTCCGCCACGGCGGGTTCCTCGACGAGGGCCAGCTGTTGCGCGACATCGGCGTGATCTCGCACATCCCCGCCGTGATCGTGCAAGGCCGCCACGACATCGTCTGCCCGGCCGTGAGCGCGTGGGAGCTGCACCGGGCCTGGCCGGGCTCGGTCCTGCACATCGTCGACGACGCCGGGCACGCGGCGAGCGAGCCCGGCATCACGCACCACCTCGTCGAAGCGACCGACCGATTCGCGAAAGCGGGGGTGGGCACGGTGCTCACGGCCGGGAACGCACTGGTGGACGCGCTGCGGGAGGACATCGATCGGCTCTTGGCCGCCGAGCCCGAGGTCCGGGCAGACGCACCGGATTCGGTCCATCAGATGCGGGTGGCCACCCGCAGGCTGCGCAGCGTGCTGCGGTCCCACGGCAAACTGCTGGTCAAGCAATCGGCCGCCGAGATGGGCGCGGAACTCAAGTGGCTGGCCGGATTGCTCGGCGCGGCGCGGGACGCGGAGGTGCGCGCCGACCGGTTCGCCGCGCTGCTGGCCGAGCACGCCGAGCACGCCGACCCGGCCGCCCTCGACGCCGTCACCGCGCGTCTGGCGCAGGCCGAACGGGATCGTTATCGCGCGGCGCACGACGATGTGCTGACCGCGCTGGACGACGCGCGTTACCGCGCGTTGCGGGAAGAACTGTCCGGATGGCGCACCGATCCGCCCTTGCGCCACTCCCGCGCCGCGGCGTCCGCGACGGACGTCTTCGGGGAAGTGTTGCGCCGCGACCTCGACCGGGTGCAGAACCTGGTCCGCGCCGAGCCCACCGTCGACCCGAGCGAACGGGTGGAACTGCTGCACGACATCCGCAAGAGCGCCAAGCGGCTGCGGTACGCGTGCGAGGCGGCGGAGCAGGTGCTCGGCGAGGAGGCCGCCGAGCGCGGCAGCCGCGCCAAGAAGCTGCAAACCGTGCTCGGCGATCACCGCGACGCGGTGGAATCGCACGCCGCGATCCGGCACCGGGCGACCGAGGCGGTAGCGGCAGGCGAGGACGCCGGGCTCTACGAGGTTCTCGCGGCGGCGGAGGACGCCGCGGCCGGGCGTGAGCTGAGCCGCTACCCGGCCACCGCCGCCGCCGTGTTCGAACAGGTCATCACGGGGTGATCCGGCGGCGCGCCGCTCCCGTTCACGCAGGGTAGGTGAAGGACACTTTGCGCTCCGCCGGGTCGGCCGACAGCAGCCGCACCCGCACCGCCTCGCCTTCCGGTGGTTTTCCCACGCACGGCCCGAGCACCGGTGGGTCGGCGACGAAGACCACCGCCGGCCGGTTGCCGTTGGCCTCGCGCACCACGACGGCGTCGAACTCCGCACCGATCCGCCGCGCCAGCACGCTCGACTCGGTCAGATCGATGCAGGCGCGCTCGATTTTGCCCGCGACGCTGTCGCTGCGCCGCATGGCGTCGGCCGCGCCCGTCAGCCCGTCCCGCACCCAGCGCGGCACCTCGGCTCCCGCGCAGCGGGCGAGGCAGATCTCGGTCGCGAACCGGTCCGACAACCGCCGCAAAGGGGCGGTGACGTGCGCGTACGGGGCCCCGATCGCACTGTGCCGCAGGGTGTCGGGCCCGGGCGGCTCCCCGGCCGCGCCGTCGACCACGGTGTAAGACGCTCCGCGCAGTAGGGTGGTCGCCTCGGACATCAGCACCAGCGCCGCGGGCGTGCCGGGGTCCAGCCGGGCCAGCATCTGCCCGACCGGTTCGTCGGCGGACCAGGCCACGCCCAGCGCCTGCGCGGTCCGGCGCATCGACTCGAGCGCGGGTTCGGAAGGGGGCGGCATGGTGCGCAGCAGCGCGACTCGCTCCCGGGCGGGCGCGTCCCCGTCCAGCATGATCCGCGCCGCGCACATGCCGGTGAGCAGCGAGACCTGCTCGTTCCAGTCGTCGGCGGCGGTGCGCGGTTCCACCACCAGCCGCCAGTGCCCGTCGGCGTGCTCGTCCTCGATGATGGTTTGCGCGGGCAACCGCAGCCCGATCGCGCCGCGCGCCACCCCAGCCTCGATGCGCCGCGTGCCGAATTCCGGCAGGGCCGCGATCGAGGGATGCAGGCTGCCGGACTCCGCGTCGGCCTGCACGCGCAGGTAGTCGAGCCGGGCGCGGGAGCGCACCAGCGCACGGACCACCGAGAACCGCACCGGTTCGGCTTGGTCGTCGAGCTCGATGGTCCACAGCGCGGCCGGACGCGGCTGGTCGGGAAGCAGGCTCGCGGAATTCTCCGACAGCACCGGCGGGTGCAGTGGAACGGTGCCGTCGGGAAGATAGAAGGTTTGCCCTCGCGCGCCGGACTCTTTGGCGAGCGCGCCGTCGGGGTAGATCACGGCACCCACATCGGCGATGGCGTAATGCACGGTGAAACCGCTGGGAGTGCGTTCGATATGCAGGGCCTGGTCCAGATCCATGGCCCCGGGCGGGTCGATCGTCACGAACGGGATGTCCGTGCGATCGACCCGGTCGCCCGCGAACGCGTCCACCGCGTCGCGGGCCTCCGCGCTGGCCTCGGCGGGATACGCCGAGGCCAGGCCGAACTCCGATCGTATGGCGCCGAAATCGATCGGTGCCGAGACGATCCGCTGGTGGAGTTCCACGCTTGCGCGCCGGTCCTACTGCAGGGCCAGCATGGTGCCGTTCAACTGGTCGAACGGCCCGTAGACGGTGAAGGTGACCCGGCCACCCGGGACCGAGGACGACACCTGAGCCGCGGCGTCCAGCGCCTCGCCGAAGGAGGCGGCGGACGGATGCGGCAGCCCGGCGAGAGCCAGGCCGACGTGGTTCTGGTGAACCCATACCGTGTCCGCGGGACTCAGGTCGACCTGAACCCCACCCGGCAGCGGGGTCACCGCGACCGCGCTCGCCGAACCCGCACCCAGCACCGCAAAAATCGAAGCGGCGCCCGCGACCAATGCGCCGGCGACCATGGAGCGAACTACTCGCATATGTATTGAGACCTGCTTTCCCGCGATCGAAGAACGAAGGGCCCGGTGCTGCCCCGCATCGGGCCTTGCCAACGGCGACTACTTTATGACGTCGATCACGCTCAGGGCCAGTTCCGAACGAATCGGGCAACGGAAATTCCGGCCGCGCGACATGAGCGAGGTCGCGCTGCTAACGTGGCCCGCCGTGACGGGCGTCCGGTTCGCCCGCGCCTTCGGAAATGTCCCACACGTCGACAATTTGGGAGCTTCACGCCTATGTCATCGATTTTGTACGACTACCTGTTGCCTCTGCTGGGCCCCGAGCAGGCCGCGTACTGGGCTCAGGTTTTCGTGATCAACCCGGTCTGACCGCGCGATTCTTTTCCCACTACTCGTCGCCTCCCGTTCACCTCACGGGAGGCGACGGTGGTCAGAGCCCGCTAGCATGCCGCCTCGTGACAAGAACTACCGCCGCTATCGCGGCCAGTGCCACCCTCTTCGCCCTGCTCCTCACCGGTTGCGGCGAGGACAAGACCAGCGACGCCACCTCGTCCGCCACCACGACGGCGGCGCAGGCCGCCGCCCAGGTCGACAGCGTGAAGGCGGGCGCGTTCCTCGTCAGCTTCCGCGGCGCGTTCCCCAAGCTGGCCGAAGGCAAGGACGACGCGAAGATCGCGAGCATCCTGACCGAGACCTGCGGGGACATCAAAGCGGGTAAGTCCGAGGACGACGTCGTCAAGAACATCACCAAGCGCGCGGGCGGCGCCACCCAGCCCAGCGCCGAGGAAGCCAAGGCGATCTACCAAATGGCGAAACTCATGTGCTGACCCCGGCCTTCAGGCGTGCTTCGCATACCCGATCGATTTCCCGCGGCACGGAAACTCCGAGGCTTCGGGCAGGGGCGCGAAGCAGCCCCGGCGGGCGGACGAGTTGGTCTGTAAGCCGGATCCTGTCCCCGGCCCTGGGGCCGGGGGGCGGCCATCCATCTGGGCACTCCGTCGCCGGGTGCCTCGAGCGGTCCACCCGCAGGCTCGGGCGAGCAGCCCTCGAACGCCTGCGCAGCCGCACCGCGGACGGTGCGACCTTCGACCTTGCTCCGGGCGGGGTTTACCCAGCCGCCCCGGTCACCCGGGGCGCTGGTGCGCTCTTACCGCACCGTTTCACCCTTACCCACGGCCGCGAGGCCGTGGGCGGTTTGTTTTCTGTGGCACTTTCCCGCGGGTCACCCCGGGTTGCCGTTAACAACCGCCCTGCTCTGTGGAGTCCGGACTTTCCTCGGCGCCGGGCGGCGGCACTGCCGTGCCCGTTCCCGACGCCGCGGCCGCCCGACCAACTCGTCCGCCGTCCCAGGATACTGGGTACGGTTGGTGGCCATGGAACGTGTCGAGGTCGGCTTCCCCTCCGGAAGCGAACAGTGCGCGGCGTGGCTATATCGCCCGGACGGCGCACCCAAACCCCGCCCGCTAGTGGTGATGGGACACGGCCTGGGGGCCAATCGGGAAATGGGACTGGATCGGTACGCGCGGCGATTCGCCGCCGCGGGAATAGCGGTCCTGGTCTTCGACTATCGGCATTTCGGTGCCAGTCAGGGCACACCGCGCCAACTGCTGAGCATCGCGCGCCAGCGCGCGGACTGGCATGCCGCCATCGCGTACGCGCGCACGCTGCGCGGCATCGACGCGACCCGGATCGCGTTGTGGGGCACGTCTTTCGGGGGCGGTCACGTGCTGTCGGTCGCGCCGGACGACGCCTACCTCGCGGCCGTGGTCGCGCAGGTGCCGTTCACCAGCGGTCTGTCCTCGGCACGGGCCAAGGGGCCGATCAGCTCCATCAAGGTCGCCACCATCGCCGCAGCCGATCTGCTGCTCGCGCCGATTCGGCGCAAGCCGATCGGGATCCGGCTCGCCGGACGCAAGCGCGCCGCGGCGCTGATGAGCGCGCCCGATGTGCCGGACGGCTTCCGCAGGCTGACCGACGAGAGCGAGACCTACGAGCCGAAAGTGGCTGCGCGAGTGGCGTTCTCCGCGCTCTTCGACGCACCGGGGCGACGTGCGAAAGCCCTGAAGATGCCGGTGCTGTACGCGCTGTGCGACGACGACTCCGTGGCGCCGGTGAAATCGGCGCTGCGCGCCGCCGAGCGCACCAAGCACGCGGTGGTGAAGCGTTATCCCGCCGGGCATTTCGATATCTATTTCGACGAGGTCTTCGAGAAGGCGGTTTACGACCAGACCGAATTCCTGGTGTCGGTGCTGCGACCATAGGTGGTCAGCGGCCCGGTGCTACGCCGCCGGGCCGCACCTCGGTGCCGCGCTGATCGAATTGCGAAAAAGCCCGCGTCGAGCGGAAAACCTGTAGGTGCCCGGCGCTACAGTCCGTACCGTGCATTCCGCCGTGGTAGCCGACATCGTCCGCCACATCGTCCCGCTCGACGGGCTCGAGCAGCAGCACATCGACACGACGCTCGCCTGGCTCGCGTCGACTCATGACATCTTCCGGCGGATCAAGCCCGCCACGCCGCCGCGGCATCTGGTCTCCTATGTCGTCCTGGTCGATCCGCACGCGCGGGCGGTGCTGCTGGGCGAGCACCGCCGCTCCGGATTGTGGCTGCCGACCGGCGGGCACGTCGATCCCGGCGAGCATCCGCTCGAGACCGCCCGGCGCGAAGCGGCCGAGGAGATCGGCATCCAGGCGCGGTTCGACGTCATCGGACCCGATCCGCTGTTCCTCACCGTCACCACCACAGTCGGCTCCGACCCTCACGAGGACGTCAGCCTCTGGTACGTCATCCGTGGCGACCGCACCCACGACCACGCCCTCGACCCGGGCGAGTTCGATGGCGAGCGTTGGTGGGACATCGCGGGTGCTGTCCTTCCCCACACCGACCCTCACCTCGGACGATTCCTCACCAAACTCGACGGCGCGCTCGGGCGGCGCACCGGCTGAGACCGCCCCGAGTCGACGGAGCCGGCCGATGCTGTCACGATGGCGCGGATGATTGTCAGGCTTGCGCGGGAGGACGACCTCGCCGGTTTCTCCGAACTGGCGGGTCAGGTCGAGCACTGGTTCGGCGCGGCCGCCGACGACGCCGAATTCCGTGCCGCCGTGCTGCGGCACGTGGAGCGGGGTACGGCGCTCGTCGCCCGGTCCGCGGGCGCGGAGGTGCTCGGCGGCCTCCTGTTCGGGCCGAAGCCGCCGATCTACCGGGTGCGCTGGCTGGTCGTCGCGGAACAAGCGCGCGGGCACGGCATCGGGCGGACCTTGATCGCGGACGCGATCCGCCGGTACGTCCCCGCCCCGGGCACGCTCGAAGTGGTCACCTTCGGTCCTGATCATCCCGGCGCGATCGCCAGCGGTGCGCGCGCGTTCTACCAGAGCATGGGTTTCCATCCCGCGGAAGACGCGGCTCCCGGTCCGGAAGGCGGTTCTCGGCAGGTCTATCGACGTCGCGTGTGAGGGCGGGTCAGCGCCGGCGGAACGCGCGCCAGAGGATGAACGCGAGGGTGGAGGCGGGAATAGCGGCGAGAATCGGCTTGTCGCGCAGCGTCTCCAGCAGTGTGCGGCCCGGACGGGTCACCGGTCCGGGGATGCCCGCGGCGCCGCGTTCGGCTGCCGCGGCGGCCTCCGCCTCGACCTGTTCGGCGCGCTCGGCGGCGCGTCGAACCGACTCCGATATCGGTGTCTCCCGCCGGTCGGCGTCCTCGGCCGACTGCCGTGCGGTGGATCCTGGCTCCGTGGTTGCTGCCGCGCCGGCGGAGACCGCTTCCGCAGCCGCGCTCTCCGGGGCCTGCTCGGAAACCACCGTCTCCGGCTCGCCGCCCGTACCGGCGGCACCGCCGAACTCCGCCGCCGCGTCTTCCGAGATCTGCGCCGAACTCACCGTCTCGGTCTTGCCGCCCGCAGCGGCCGACTCCGCCGCGCCCTCCGGACGCGAACTCACGGTCTCCGGCTTCCCCGCGGTACCACCGGCCTCCGCAGCCGCAGTCTCCGGGGCCTGTGCCGAAGTCACCGCTTCTGATTCGTCGTCCGCACCGGCACCGCGGAACTCCGCCCCCGCGTCTCGCGGATCCTGCTCCGAGGTCACCGTCTCGGGCTCCGGCGCGGCACCGACGGCGCCGCTGGCCTGCACGGCCGCGTCCTCGGGGACCTGTGCCGCACCGGGTGTGCCCGTGCCGTCGCCGCGGTCCTGGCCGGGCGTGTCCGCCGTGGGGTCCCCGTTCCGGCTCGTCCCGGCCGCACCGCTCACCGCGCCCGCCGCACCGTGGGACGGCTGCCCGATCCCGGAGGACCCACCGGCGGTGCCCGGCGCGTCGTCGGTCCCCTTGTCCGCGGGTTTGCGATCGTTCATGGCTGTCTCCTGTGCTCGGCGTCGCGGTGCGGGACGGACGTCTCGGATGCCGTCGCCGCCC
Above is a genomic segment from Nocardia sputorum containing:
- a CDS encoding alpha/beta hydrolase gives rise to the protein MSTVRNGRGALPVAVLASVAVLMSGCVVTRTESGQPTTAPPTGLEKFYGQTVQWGDCTGFGGPDDRLPPSTECARITVPVDYAAPDGATAQIAISRTRATGRRVGSLVMNPGGPGESGLGLSSLGNKTELAERFDRIGFDPRGIGSSLPVIVCQTPQEQDAERAEPEEDYTPAGIADAEADNRRYADRCAERTGKDFLAHVGTREVVQDLDVMRAALGDEKLTYVGYSYGTKIGSAYAEKFPDRVRAMVLDGAIDSSQDPVQESLRQAAGFQKVFDAYAADCAQQPDCPLGSDPAQAVARFRALVNPLWDKPAQTTDPRGLTYGDALTGVRQALYTDELWKVLTLGLSELRDGRGDTLLALADLYDGRRDDGTYTNTTDAFNAIRCVDDPRITDRAVAGRQDAEYRKAAPFLDDGRGTGAAPLELCTAWPVPNTSEPHRIAVAGLPKTVVVSTTEDPATPYQAGVDLAAQLGAALITYQGSRHTVALAGGVPCVDDAVIAYLVDLTEPAPGLTC
- the panB gene encoding 3-methyl-2-oxobutanoate hydroxymethyltransferase, producing the protein MSVSDSETPAYGAAPAEPKKVVRKTRVHHLQQMKADGERWAMLTAYDYSSARLFEEAGIPVLLVGDSAANVVYGYDTTVPITVDELIPLVRGVVRGAPHALVVADLPFGTYESSPQQALATATRFMKEGGAHAVKLEGGERVAEQIALVTAAGIPVMAHIGFTPQSVNTLGGFRVQGRGDGAEQLIADAIAVQEAGAFSVVMEMVPAELAGQVTRKLTIPTVGIGAGADTDAQVLVWQDMAGYTSGKTAKFVKRFGNVGDELRAAAAAYADEVRRGTFPGPEHSF
- a CDS encoding DUF2191 domain-containing protein; its protein translation is MSRTIVDLDDGALAFAQQQLGTRTKRDTINRALAIAAGLTADDRARGLAWLQANAEEILDFDVLAGEERSRR
- a CDS encoding PIN domain nuclease, with the protein product MTYLADTSAVWRLLRGQVHDPWPRQVAQGLVAVCPPVEAELMVSVRSGKDFEPFFAVLGRTFGWYPALDDPWRHVLAVQRDLIRIGHHRGPSPMDIVIALTALEHHLTLLHADADFESIAKVRPELPMIRVDR
- a CDS encoding CHAD domain-containing protein translates to MDALREDIDRLLAAEPEVRADAPDSVHQMRVATRRLRSVLRSHGKLLVKQSAAEMGAELKWLAGLLGAARDAEVRADRFAALLAEHAEHADPAALDAVTARLAQAERDRYRAAHDDVLTALDDARYRALREELSGWRTDPPLRHSRAAASATDVFGEVLRRDLDRVQNLVRAEPTVDPSERVELLHDIRKSAKRLRYACEAAEQVLGEEAAERGSRAKKLQTVLGDHRDAVESHAAIRHRATEAVAAGEDAGLYEVLAAAEDAAAGRELSRYPATAAAVFEQVITG
- a CDS encoding RNB domain-containing ribonuclease — translated: MELHQRIVSAPIDFGAIRSEFGLASAYPAEASAEARDAVDAFAGDRVDRTDIPFVTIDPPGAMDLDQALHIERTPSGFTVHYAIADVGAVIYPDGALAKESGARGQTFYLPDGTVPLHPPVLSENSASLLPDQPRPAALWTIELDDQAEPVRFSVVRALVRSRARLDYLRVQADAESGSLHPSIAALPEFGTRRIEAGVARGAIGLRLPAQTIIEDEHADGHWRLVVEPRTAADDWNEQVSLLTGMCAARIMLDGDAPARERVALLRTMPPPSEPALESMRRTAQALGVAWSADEPVGQMLARLDPGTPAALVLMSEATTLLRGASYTVVDGAAGEPPGPDTLRHSAIGAPYAHVTAPLRRLSDRFATEICLARCAGAEVPRWVRDGLTGAADAMRRSDSVAGKIERACIDLTESSVLARRIGAEFDAVVVREANGNRPAVVFVADPPVLGPCVGKPPEGEAVRVRLLSADPAERKVSFTYPA
- a CDS encoding alpha/beta hydrolase codes for the protein MERVEVGFPSGSEQCAAWLYRPDGAPKPRPLVVMGHGLGANREMGLDRYARRFAAAGIAVLVFDYRHFGASQGTPRQLLSIARQRADWHAAIAYARTLRGIDATRIALWGTSFGGGHVLSVAPDDAYLAAVVAQVPFTSGLSSARAKGPISSIKVATIAAADLLLAPIRRKPIGIRLAGRKRAAALMSAPDVPDGFRRLTDESETYEPKVAARVAFSALFDAPGRRAKALKMPVLYALCDDDSVAPVKSALRAAERTKHAVVKRYPAGHFDIYFDEVFEKAVYDQTEFLVSVLRP
- a CDS encoding NUDIX hydrolase, with amino-acid sequence MHSAVVADIVRHIVPLDGLEQQHIDTTLAWLASTHDIFRRIKPATPPRHLVSYVVLVDPHARAVLLGEHRRSGLWLPTGGHVDPGEHPLETARREAAEEIGIQARFDVIGPDPLFLTVTTTVGSDPHEDVSLWYVIRGDRTHDHALDPGEFDGERWWDIAGAVLPHTDPHLGRFLTKLDGALGRRTG
- a CDS encoding GNAT family N-acetyltransferase, producing the protein MIVRLAREDDLAGFSELAGQVEHWFGAAADDAEFRAAVLRHVERGTALVARSAGAEVLGGLLFGPKPPIYRVRWLVVAEQARGHGIGRTLIADAIRRYVPAPGTLEVVTFGPDHPGAIASGARAFYQSMGFHPAEDAAPGPEGGSRQVYRRRV